A single region of the Bacteroidota bacterium genome encodes:
- a CDS encoding PorP/SprF family type IX secretion system membrane protein, protein MKLYKIFILLFLVSITAKSQQLPMYSQFLTNSFAYNPAVTGSDNFSAIRLTSRMQWIGIKDAPKTTTLSMHSRIGRTNFYNNTGRVRNTTKFNKKGDVVKTKKISFKGQEAIGAMIFTDKNGPFTRSGILLTGAYHFEFKRFRNRKNQATKFAVGLGLSLFQFRLNEEDFQPFTIDDQALTYGIESSMIPDLNLGFYFYNSEYFIGYSIANMIEAKVKLGGNHYGVNEIVKHNYLSAGYKYNIKRDLDIQSSILIKSTSYSASQVDFNIKMFLKKIQFGLSYRNNGDLASIFSIKYGLYFFGYSYDFSFKNMTSYSFGTHEIVLGYNLEESLFRGK, encoded by the coding sequence ATGAAGTTATATAAAATATTCATATTATTATTTTTAGTTTCGATTACTGCTAAATCTCAGCAACTGCCGATGTATAGTCAGTTTCTTACAAACAGTTTTGCATATAATCCGGCTGTTACAGGAAGCGATAATTTTTCCGCAATCAGATTAACATCCCGAATGCAATGGATTGGAATAAAAGACGCACCAAAAACCACAACTCTAAGTATGCACTCAAGAATAGGAAGAACCAATTTCTATAATAACACAGGCAGAGTAAGAAACACCACTAAATTTAATAAAAAAGGAGATGTTGTAAAAACAAAGAAAATAAGCTTTAAAGGACAAGAAGCCATTGGTGCAATGATATTTACAGACAAAAATGGGCCATTCACAAGATCAGGCATTTTATTGACCGGCGCATATCATTTCGAATTCAAAAGATTTAGAAATAGAAAAAATCAAGCAACAAAATTTGCAGTTGGATTAGGCCTCTCATTATTCCAATTTCGATTAAACGAAGAAGATTTTCAGCCTTTTACAATTGATGACCAAGCCTTAACTTACGGTATCGAAAGCTCAATGATACCAGACCTAAACTTGGGATTTTATTTTTATAATTCCGAATACTTTATTGGATATTCTATTGCAAATATGATCGAAGCAAAAGTAAAACTTGGTGGCAATCATTATGGAGTGAACGAAATTGTCAAACATAATTACCTTTCTGCCGGATACAAATACAATATTAAAAGAGATTTAGATATTCAATCATCAATTCTGATTAAATCTACAAGTTACTCGGCCTCACAAGTTGATTTTAATATAAAAATGTTTTTGAAAAAAATACAATTCGGACTTTCATATCGAAACAATGGAGATCTGGCTTCAATTTTTTCAATAAAATATGGTCTTTATTTCTTTGGTTATTCCTATGATTTTTCATTCAAAAATATGACATCTTACAGTTTTGGCACCCACGAAATTGTACTTGGATATAACCTCGAAGAAAGCCTTTTTAGAGGAAAATAA